One Vanessa atalanta chromosome 15, ilVanAtal1.2, whole genome shotgun sequence genomic window, ataatggactccattaccttggagaacacggaggtgatggctataggcctataattggacgggtctgagcggttgccctttttagggatcggatgcaccaaagcagtcttccaggagttcgggacgacgccgaatgcataggattgccggaaaagacgcgttaagaccggcgcctaCTCATAACCGGAACAGTACTCCGAAcaagacagtggtccgacgagcccagagggggatcgacgataacctgatagctatccggatgagaagtcagcagaaggtaaaacagggaaggtgtatgatcctccacgtccggtattcgtgttggcgaggtgaccagttgtgtcaaatcatatgctaaagcgaagtcgagaacagatctacccgcatgatcagtagtatgtgatccaagccattcggcatggtgggcattaaaatcaccaagaaccacgATTTCTGCGGACGGTGACCATttcgcaccacctagatgtccgaaaatccacaacagcgcgatttttaagacattttctgcctcgcacaaccactctgtggaaccagctttcgccggcggtttttccgaaccgatacgacttgggaaccttcaagaaaagagcgtactctttcctgaaaggccggcaacgcacctgcaagccccctggtgttgcagatgtccatgggcggtggtagtcactttttggacgtgctcaaccagtcggtcggtttcggcattaccgctatgggacctataaaggcaagcgtagattcgcggatggtcgtcacaatctacacgcagccagataattgataggtccttcaaggctgccgaggcgtcgagagcagatatcatctctgacgtaaacgcacaccccagctcgtggtacaaaggaatgttccaatatatacccggggtaggaaagaaaagtcgtatcggcaggagaagatatctgagtctcggtaagaaagagcaaggccagcttcgccgtctcaaggtgaaagtggacggcgttcaagttcgagttgagtccccttatgttgcagaagtccacagtgagggtggtaggggttgcctcatgatgcctgctccgcttgccccgaacagtggcgagcgcaaaattgccccccccagaattcggagggcagcctgggcatctctgctcaggtggtgtacgtcctgagcatggatgcccagagagggattctccaccgcagtcgctgatggtaccctcctggggtaatataaccaaattctgcacaaccatcatgtttaggggggggggggggatcgggcctccgggactctcacaaaccagacgaaacgcggtagcttagctaccacttcacgccgattttaagtgagagagtggtacttccccgggcgtgccggcccattcggctgcaacccgaaggtatgcagtgtggcactaccacttaaaaACTATCTAGTATCTACTCAGACGATTGATTTGCGTAAATTTTctagttttaaaacttttattaattatttgttatttaaataagtaaaatagttctataaagaaataagaaatagttGTTAATCGAGAGTTACATTGTCGTTATCGAGCAACTcccacatataatttataaacaacgaGTTCTTAAAATCATATCGCTGTCAATGACGAGACCGTTATAGTGGTTTCAGCGTTATTCTGTTTagattaactttataaaacaaactctGTTCCTCTTACTCTGCACACATGATCAATTTACCATTCATACTGTATTTACATTCATttgcaattttaattgtttaattaataatgttaagctTCGCaatcgttttattaattagcCATTAGAAATCATAGTAtagtacattaaataattaagctaACGAaagtcttaataaaaatataatcaatgtacTATTATGCTGGGGCCACACTAGCGGCTAACGTTAATGCCCAATAGCGCAATAATTATTGCGATAAATTTTAACACGTTAAAGTGGGTGGCTATACTTGAACGGTCAACGTTAATGCCCATTATTGGCGATAAAACGCCTCAAATTATTGGCGAAAAAACTACTCAAATTTcatatcttaaaacaaaaaatataacttatttacaccaaaatttaatttaaatttacttttaaaaaacataataaaaaaaaaaaaaactaaaagtaaaaaatattaaaaaagttaaatagaataaaaaataataatattaataatttcatgcacTTACACTACAAAACATACtaacatttatagatatacacacatatataccggcttaggtaatttatttaacattataaacttAACTTCCATATCAACAATATCCATCAATGCCACTTCTGGTACTTATTAATCTATGaagttaataattgtaacatgCATGTATAcggtgtttatattttactgtaaGATCTGTCTACCCTCTtttgtgtgatattttattttatctttactttgTTATCTCTGTACGcttcttttataattgttttattttatatagtttctcagtaagtgaaatatatgtatttcttttgaGGAATTAATAAAGTCTCcaaattgaaaattgaaaacgACATTGACTTTACTTGCACTCCAGCAAGATGGACGATAAAAGAGCTCTGTATTTCATGAGtgtcaatttttattacttgaatttattaaatctttaccGAATGaagacaaaaagaaaataaagaaaaagaagatGGTGGATGATACAAATGCACAGGAAACGTACAATGTAAgtctatttatttgtatagatttatacCATACATCAAAGTGAGCTTTTGAAGTAATAcaagtatttcttttttattttgcagcAACTCTATGGAGGAGATATTCTCCGATCTACTAGCTGAACCAAGCAATCAATTCCAGGAATTCGTTCGAATGTCAGCATCTGATTTCGAATTGATATTAAGCAGAGTCGGACCTATGatagaaaaacaaaacactaaatTTCGTCTCACAATACCCGCCAAAGTTCGACTAGCAGTTACTTTACGATATTTAGCTACAGGAGATAGCTACAGAAGCTTACATTATTTGTTCAAGATGTCTCACTAAGtgatttcaaatattgtaaGGGAATGTTGTGCTGCTCTCATATTTGTATTGAAGGACATGATCAGGTTACCTGAGAATGAAAACGAATGGCTGCaaaaggaatttgattttagAGATACATTTCCTCATTGTTTGGGAGCAATCGATGGTAAACATGTTGTCATGGTGTCACCAATTGACAGTGgctctgaatattttaattacaagcaTTCGTTTAGTATTGTATTGATGGCCTTAGTGGATCGCAATTTTTGTTTCATGTTTTGCGATGTAGGCAACAAGGGCAGAATCAGCGACGGTGGTGTATTCAGAGATTGTGTTTTATTCGAAAAACTTCAGACAAATTCCCTACATTTACCACAACCTGAACCACTTTCTGATGGCGATGTGAATATGCCTTACGTTTTTGTTGCTGACAATGCATTTCCATTGCACCCCAACATAATGAAACCTTTTCCCGGAGACCACCCCGAAGGAAGTAAGCAACGAAACTTTAATCGTAAACTGTCTGCTGCTCGTATTGTCGTGGAAAACGCATTTGGTGTTATGTCCGCACGCTTTCGCGTACTTAGAAAACCCATAGCTCTACAGCCAAACGAAGCTTCAAGAGTCGTATTGGCATGTGCTTTATTACATAACTTTTTGAGAAAAAGTTCTGACTCGCGGCTAATTTACACACCATCGGGCTACACTGACACAATTGTCAATGGAGAAATAATAACTCCTGGAACTTGGAgaaaatacattggtaatgGCGAAGGCGCTTTCAGGTCAATGAAGAGTATTGCACGCCGTTCAATTTAACAGCAATCCAGGTTAGGGATAAATTCGCAGAATATTGCAGGACTACAAATAATTTGTGAGATgtcaataacataaaatgataGCCAGGGGATGCAAGACCCATTTCTATCCTAAAAGCTAAAGCTAGttctcaaattaattattattattttgatttaattattttaatactttggaaaataaaacaataataattgtatttagtcTTTCACTTATTTGTTTCTCAgagtaattaacataaatttcacATAACTTTTAATCTTTAACTATCTTTATTTCACCGGACTCTGTGATTACTATTTGTGAGTCACGGGTTGGCGGTAGTATTTGTAGAAAATTTTCTTGGGAAGTTTGAATTGATAATTGATCTGGAGGTAGTCAATTTGTATCGTGAGATAGAGGCGACTGGTAAGTTGGGATAGGATTTGGCGATGATCTGAATGCTTGTTGATGTGGAGACAGGGATGTGGAGTGGTCAAGAGGAGAATGGTATGTTGGAGGATTTGGCGATGGACTGAATGTTTGATGGCGTGGAGACAGGGATGTAGAGTGAGCTAGAGGTGACTGATGTGTCGGAGAATTTGACGATGGACTGAATGCTTGATGGCGCGGAGACGGGGATGTGGAGTGACCTGGAGGTGACTGATATGTCGGAGGATTTGACGATGGACTGAATGCTTGATGGCGCGGAGACGGGGATGTGGAGTGACCTGGAGGTGACTGATATGTCGGAGGATTTGACGATGAACTGAATGCTTGATGGCGTGGAGACAGGGATGTGGAGTGAGCTAGAGGTGACTGATGTGTCGGAGGATTTGACGATGGACTGAATGCTTGATGGCGCGGAGACGGGGATGTGGAGTGACCTGGAGGTGACTGATATGTCGGAGGATTTGACGATGGAATGAATGCTTGATGGCGCGGAGACGGGGATGTGGAATGACCTGGAGATGACTGATATGTCGGAGGATTTGACGATGGACTGATTGGTGAATGGGGTGGAGACTGGGTTGTAGAATACTGAGGTACTGAAGACTGTTGCTTAAGTCGATCTGCCATACATGTGCGAAATACTAAATTGTGAATATCATTCATTAATATGTCACGTGTGTTtggatttcatattttttttagtttacttGCTAGCAGTCTTCCGAACATCTCGTATTCATCGTCTTTCTTCTCTTTCATGAATTCAAAAGTCTCGTCCATTTGACGTCGCGCAGCTTTGATTTCTTGAGGCAACTCGTCTCTTACTTGTCTTTTTCTACCATATTtttgagaatatttattttctcttggACGAGATCCATTTTCTTCTTGTATATTTTGCGAAACTTCTTCTGTGTTCATAGATAATTGAGGATTATTGTTATTTCCATCACACTTTACCTCACTTCTTTCTTGACCCATATTGTCGTCGTGTGTctgaaagaatatttatatttaaattagtaacagacggacagataTAACAGTCACACAggacaaagtaattttaaaagatgAGTAACAATTTAAACACATGTTTTATTCGAAAAACCAAAATATGAGTCCCAGGGACTCATGGTGGTGATTAGTGTGATTTTTAGTGACGTGGTGAATTAagggtttatttaatattgtcacATACAACTTATTTTCCTACTACGCATGTCGTAAGTACCTGTAATTAGAGGTACAATTAGttatttccttaaatattattaatattttcttgtaatttattatctCTGTTGgtaattcgaataaataaataaatatgtatatgaataaacTATAGCTATAACCTAAAACCCCACTTGGTACCTACTGACTACATTGACATAATgactaatttaattacttacctCAGTATTTAATGTCCGGCTACTATCATATACTCCTCGCAGGAAATTATCCATCGTTTCGAATGCAAACCAATTAGTTGTGTACACTTCATCTTTACCAGCTCCGGActtcaaaaactttttaattctgTTTAAATGGGTTCTATAATAACCCATTAGACTTTCCTTCTTCTTTTTCATTCCTTCAATACTTGTTTTAAAAGGTAATGATTCCATTATTCGTCGCCAAGCATCACTTTGCATTCCACGACTCTTGAACTTCTCAAGTTTTGGATCCCACAAACATGGTTCCGTTTGCAAAATCTCCAGAAATGTAATTACTTTCTCATTACTCCACTCCATAGCCatagtaggtatttaaaaacaaaaacgtgCCTAGGAAACATGTGCGAAAGTAAGCATGGGCGATCGTGTTGCGCTCACGACGGACACTTGACAGTATGTAGTGTGGCCGTTTCATCGCATTAATCCTCGCGTTAGTTTCTTTGATGTACCGCCACTTGAGCTATCGCCTAACGCCAAACGGCAATGTTAATGCCGTTGTCAAATTATCACGTTAAATAGTGGCTACACCTACTGTTAACGCCGGTTATCGCAATAATTAATGGCATTTCTCGTTAGTGTGGCCCCagcattacaaataaataactaaaactgATTTCTACTTCACATACATTACCTATGCGGGTTCCAtgacctctactaaataatataaaaaggattttaaaaaccagtcaaatagcctattatactttttgttttgaaaaataaatatatatatttgtattgtatagtGTTTTGACAGTTATGACTGtggcttatattatataatttgtcttCAGCTTTGCTTCCACTTTATGTCAAGCAAAGAGAGATAAAAGTCGAGCCAAGTGTGTGAGGAGAGACGTATCTCGGCTATATAACCTACAAAATTGaatgagtatattattatattaatgttatattaattttaaaacttttattagtaATGAAACGAAAATTTACTTTGAGTAGCATCTACAGTATTACAATAGTACTGTATATTTTTGCATTCATTGGTATGTTTTGACCGTTACCAAAGTTATTATGTTATAGTTtaacaaatgtaaattatagtAGAAAAAAGACGATAATGTCAACAAATCCGGTAAAGaagaaatcttttaattttttttctttaatctaaACACTGCAATTATAAGGAATTCAAATTTTCTGTTTTATCTATTGAAGCAGGGTCTTGTTGGTTGGGGGGTTTACCGTTACGTATCTAATCGTATTATAAGACAGGTGGCAGATagggaaatattttttattatattcttattgttGGATGAATGGATGTACCCTTTTATtgcataacataatataacaacatAATACAAAAGTACTTATGTACTTTTGCTTTTCTTTTATGTGtgggttatattataaatattataaatattgtaatgatatCGTAAATGCATGTTTATTATGTTATCATAATGTAATTTAAGATTACGGGGAAACGCTGCTTAACTCTTTGTAGAATAAGaaatacatagtatatttaatagtaaatttaattcatactaATTTTACTAAAGCACAAAgttcatttctataaaaattaagtgtcataaaaatattataatatttagtacgaGTAAGTATTTAACACATAACCAATGTTTTGATACCTACACTTAtcttaagaattataataattgattagatTACGTCaagtatttgttaaatttaaaaaaaaaaaaacaaatatttcaatataaacgtaGCCaggtaacaaaattataaatgtttcaatattaatctatattctaGAATATACCCATGCTTCGTCATGCTTTTTATCAACACTATCGCTTATTAATACGATAATAGCGTTAGTTTGTTTCACtattgtgaaatatatatactcCTGCGACCTGATCATTTTCTGAAATCACTTGCAATTACGAATGTACAGTAAATGTTGccagttaaataaaacataaactaaaGTTTTTCCCGAGTTTTCACCAAAACAaatgtttcttaatattatttgacttttaattatattcaaataatttattttaacaaaaacaactcAATTAAATTGAGATGTTTCTATTCAAAGAGGAACAATATTATTCGAAGCgtctaacatattattaatcaacATTTCAAATGATATATGTCTTTATGACCACTTGCTATCATCGCTGTTGTAACTATCGCGCGAGTCTTCATCTACTGTGATCTCTCTAAGTgattcattatatttgtaattttattaatgactactttaattaaacaatggatgattcgaaaattaaatttaactctaagtaataaacttatttaaattgaattaaataaattttccttGTTTTGAGTTCGCGtgaatttatttacttcaatttgtaaagcataattatattaaagtataatatgatagattaataaaattataatattttttttaattatagattttttcgacttcttttttaaatattacgttatctttttttttgttcataaaataagatgaagtattttttataaccaaAAAATATCGCGTGATTAACACATACTTATTCTGAATTATCTAATTTCAAAGTATCCTACTAAACTAAAAACTAAGTAAAAACCACTAACTTTGGAAATTATATCTTCCAATGCAAATTTGGATGTTTGTAGTTGGTAACACTGTGATATTATCTCTGGTAAAGGATTCCCCGAAAAGTCTCTACCGttagcattttattattatcgcagcttagtcatataaatattaacagtcTTTTCACTTCCATATTATTCTCCACTTTACACAGTACGCAGCCAGTTCTGTTGCTCATCCCCTTGAATTATAACATCATAATCGTAATTACAAAATGTCAGTTACAAACGTACTTGCCATTGATTGTGAAATGGTTGCAAGTtataataaaagcttgttaGCGCGTGTATCCATTGTGAATCAGCATGGAAATATTATTCTTGACGAATATGTTAAACCTACATCAACAGTCACTGATTATAGGGCTTTTGAAGACAAGAAGTGGAAATTAGAAAATGGCATAGACTTCTCCCTTGTCAAAAACAAAGTGGCCAATCTTATACAGGGACGTATTCTAGTAGGGCATTCAATACATTTCGACCTTGAAGTCTTGCAGTTGTCTCATCCTGAGAGCAAGCGCAGAGATTTGGCGAAATACAACAGTCTCCAGGTAAGAACAGTAACAATTATTCAATTTGCTTCTTTATATAAACACCATATGACCTTCTAGAAAAAACTTCCATGGACAACATGTTTGTTTGCGTAGACAAatgaaccacctgatggtaagtggtcaccacaattGATATTGACGCCGTAAGAAGTTCTAATTATTCCTTATGTCTCCAATGTatcaccgaccttgggaaccaagTTGTTATGTCTCcggtgaaattaaatataaacacaacggtaaaaattatatgtacctggcggtagaatatatgattactGGGTTGGTATCTAGTATCTACTCAGACGAgttggcacaaagccctactgaACAGTAGTACGGTAATACTGTATTGAACCTTAGGAATAAAATAATCTCTTATTGTTTACATAGGTAAATTtcgacaatttaaaataaattcttaagatTCAGtagtcattttataattattactagaaTTTAACTTTAGCTAATAAATCTTTACACTTGTTGATACTATTTGATTTGCGTAAATTTTctagttttaaaacttttattaattatttgttatttaagtaagtaaaatagttctataaagaaataagaaatagttGTTAATCGAGAGTTACATTGTCGTTATCGAGCAACTcccacatataatttataaacaacgaGTTCTTAAAATCATATCGCTGTCAATGACGAGACCGTTATAGTGGTTTCAGCGTTATTCTGTTTagattaactttataaaacaaactctGTTCCTCTTACTCTGCACACATGATCAATTTATCATTCATACTGTATTTACATTCATttgcaattttaattgtttaattaataattttaagcttcgcaatcgttttattaatt contains:
- the LOC125069369 gene encoding LOW QUALITY PROTEIN: protein ANTAGONIST OF LIKE HETEROCHROMATIN PROTEIN 1-like (The sequence of the model RefSeq protein was modified relative to this genomic sequence to represent the inferred CDS: substituted 1 base at 1 genomic stop codon), with the translated sequence MIQMHRKRTINSMEEIFSDLLAEPSNQFQEFVRMSASDFELILSRVGPMIEKQNTKFRLTIPAKVRLAVTLRYLATGDSYRSLHYLFKMSHXVISNIVRECCAALIFVLKDMIRLPENENEWLQKEFDFRDTFPHCLGAIDGKHVVMVSPIDSGSEYFNYKHSFSIVLMALVDRNFCFMFCDVGNKGRISDGGVFRDCVLFEKLQTNSLHLPQPEPLSDGDVNMPYVFVADNAFPLHPNIMKPFPGDHPEGSKQRNFNRKLSAARIVVENAFGVMSARFRVLRKPIALQPNEASRVVLACALLHNFLRKSSDSRLIYTPSGYTDTIVNGEIITPGTWRKYIGNGEGAFRSMKSIARRSI
- the LOC125069535 gene encoding pollen-specific leucine-rich repeat extensin-like protein 2, with the translated sequence MAMEWSNEKVITFLEILQTEPCLWDPKLEKFKSRGMQSDAWRRIMESLPFKTSIEGMKKKKESLMGYYRTHLNRIKKFLKSGAGKDEVYTTNWFAFETMDNFLRGVYDSSRTLNTETHDDNMGQERSEVKCDGNNNNPQLSMNTEEVSQNIQEENGSRPRENKYSQKYGRKRQVRDELPQEIKAARRQMDETFEFMKEKKDDEYEMFGRLLANRLKQQSSVPQYSTTQSPPHSPISPSSNPPTYQSSPGHSTSPSPRHQAFIPSSNPPTYQSPPGHSTSPSPRHQAFSPSSNPPTHQSPLAHSTSLSPRHQAFSSSSNPPTYQSPPGHSTSPSPRHQAFSPSSNPPTYQSPPGHSTSPSPRHQAFSPSSNSPTHQSPLAHSTSLSPRHQTFSPSPNPPTYHSPLDHSTSLSPHQQAFRSSPNPIPTYQSPLSHDTN
- the LOC125069365 gene encoding RNA exonuclease 4-like, whose translation is MSVTNVLAIDCEMVASYNKSLLARVSIVNQHGNIILDEYVKPTSTVTDYRAFEDKKWKLENGIDFSLVKNKVANLIQGRILVGHSIHFDLEVLQLSHPESKRRDLAKYNSLQRNGQPVALKTLSKSYLGRDIQKTPDHDSVEDAKACMDIYLKLANEWEKNY